The Streptomyces sp. M92 nucleotide sequence CGGCCGCCGCCAACAGCACCGCCGCTGTGGCACAGGCCGCCAGCGCGGGCAGCCAGCGGTCCAGGGGAACGTCCTCCCGGCCCGCGTCCGGCGCGGCCGACACCAGCGCGAGTCCCAGCCCGACGACCACCGCGCCCACGGCCAGCCACAGGGCGGGGGCCAGGTGGCGGCCGGTCATCAGCGAGGCCAGCAGCAGCGCCAGCGGAAGTTCCAGCACGAACAGCGGCTGTACGAGTGACAGCGGCCCCGTCGCCAGGGCCACCGCCTGTGCCACGCCGGCGACGACCACGGCGAGCATGCCGCCGAGCCACACCGGCCGCCGCAACAGGTCGACGACGAGCCCCGGGCGGAACCCCTGTGTCTGGGGCACGGTCAACGCCGCCCGGCGCTGGAGCACGGTGGCCAGCGCGTTGCTGAACGCGGCGAGGAGTGCGAAGAGCACCGGCAGTACGACACCCATCCACCGATACTCGCCCGGTTTCCCTGCGGCCGCGCGCGGCGGCCGTCAGTCTCCGCTCTGCGCGGACGTCGCCTTTTCCTCGGTGTCCTGCTGCTTCGCCGCCTCGGGCGCGTCGGTGGCGGTGTAGTAGACCGAGGTGCCCTGCTTGGTGCGCTGCGCCTGGTTCCTGGCGACGAGCCCCTCCAGAGTGGTGCGCACGACCGTGGTCTTGATGGTGCGTCCGGAGTGTGCCTGGCCGAGCGCCGTGGTGATCTCGGCGGCGGAGCGCGGCTCACTCTGTTCGGCGAGGTGGGTGCGGACCAGCTCGACCAGTGTGGGCTGGGCGGCGGCCTGCTGGGCGGACGCGGCCTGCGGCGACGGCTTCTTGGCCGCCGCCTTCCCGGCGGCCTTGGCGGACGGCTTCGGGGTCTGCTTGGGAGCGGACTTCGCGGACTTGGCGGCCGGCTTGGACCTGGCCGCGGACTTGGCGGCCGGCTTGACGCCCGGCTTGCCGCTCGGCTTGGCACCCGGCTTCGGTGCGGCGGCGCGCTTGGGAGCCGCGGCCGTCCTGCGGCCCCGCGTCCGCTTCCCGGCGGCCGGCTCCGCGGTGTCACCGTCGCGAGGTGCGGGAACGGTGGCCGAGCCGGCCGCGGCGGGCTCCGCCGCGGTCACCGGCGGGGAGGGCGGCGGGGTGATGCCCAGCGCCTGCTGCATGTTCACCAGCAGGGCGTGGTCGTGCTGCAGCGCGGCCAGCTGCTGCTGGAGGGAGGTGATCTCCGCGCTGATGCGTTCCTGCTCCTTGAGGTTGCGCTCCAGGTCGTCGGTCACCTGGACGCTGTACTGCGATGCCAGTTCGGTGGCGGGCTGCGTCGTGCTCTCGGACATGCTGCTGACTCTCCTCGATTCGCGGCCGTGAAGGCTCGGGAGGGACGACGGGACTTCGGGCGCGGGACATGGGGACCATGTCCGATCGGCGCCCGGCCGGTATACCACGTATGGCCGTCATCGCGGTATGTGCCGCCGTGTTTCCTCGTGCGTGCGTTCGGCCCGCGAACACCCCGCGCTTACCGGCCCTCGGGCAACTCCACGGTGTGCCCGTCCTTGTCGACGGTGTGTGTCCGCCAGTAGGTGTCCCACTCGTCATCGACGTGCTCGGGCACCTTGCCCGCCGGGTAACGGGTGTAACCCCCGGGCGGTTCCTCGCCGTTGGGCACGCACGCGCTGCCGGTGCCGCCGACGCCGACGACCGGGTACTCGCCGCCGCCGCAGATCGCCTCCTTCATGGAGCATCCGGTCAGCACCGCGGCCGCGGTCGCGCAGACCAGTGCGAGACCGATGACGGAACGTACGGCGCGCTGCTCGCGGCGCACGGCTGACGGACGGTGAACTCGGCTGACGACGCCCATGTCCTGCTCCTTCTGGCAGACTGACACGGCAAGCCTCCTCCGGCGTGGTCCGGCTCCTCATGAGTACGGGTACTCAGTCTTGTCCGCCGTACTACTCGACCCGGCCGGCCAGCCGGTCGGCCTGCCGTGCGGCCTCGCGTGCCTCGTGCGCGGCCCGGTCCAGGGCGTCCGCCGCCGAGTGCTCGCGCTCCTGTGACTCCCGCCGTTCCCGCTCGGCCCGCTCCAGTCGCTGTCGTGCCTGCCGCAGCCGCCGCTCGGCCGACGACACCTCCCCGCGTGCCCGGTCGAGTTCGTCGCCGGTGCGCCGGAGCGCGGAGTCGGCGTCCGCGTGTTCCGCCCGGCGGTCGCGCAGCTGCCGCTCGGCTTGCTCGGCGGCCTGTTCGGCGCGGGCTACGTCCTGCTGCCGTTTGCGGCGCCGCTCGGCGAGTTCGTCCTTCGCGCGGCCCGCGGCGGGAGTCCGCGCCCGGGAGGGACGCTCGCGCGGCGCGGGTTCGGCCGGGACCGTGTCCGGGGGGAACTCCGAGGGCGGGGTGAGCGAGCCCTCCAGCCGCCCGCCGGCCCATCGCGCGGCCGCGTCCGGGTCCGTGAGGACGGCTTGCAGCGTCGACTCGACCTCCCGCTGCGCCGCTTCGGACAGCCGGTGCCCCGCCTCGCGGGCGAGCAGGGCGGCCTGCCGGGACAGCGCGGAGACGATGCTCCGCCGCTGCGCGGAGAGCTCCTTGAGACCGTCGGCGTCCAGGGTGCGGTAGGCCTCGCGCAGCGCCTGCCCCAGGTCCAGGAACCGTCGGCTCTCCTCGGGCCGGGAACGGGCCAGCAGGTTCGCCGCCCATGCCGCGAGCGTGGGCCGGCGGGCCGCGTGGATACGGCGGGCGTCCTCCTTGCGGCCGGCGGTCCTGGCGGCCTTGGCGTGCTCCTCGCGGAGGGCGACGAAGCCGGACGGCGGTGCCGTGTAGAGCTCGTCGAGCACCGACTCGACCGGCTCCGCGTCGTGGTCGCCGCCCTCGCGCTGCATGGTCCTCCGCCTCCACCTCGACGTGTGTCCGCCACCGACGGCCGCGAACCCGCTACGACCGCGCGTGCCTCGCCGCCTCGTCCTCGTCGTCGTACACGAGGAGCCCGTCCGTCCGCAGCCGTGCCCCCGGGGTGGGGGAGTGGGGTGTCAGGCGGCCGTCGTGCATGAGGTGGTCCACCGGAGTGCCCCGGGCCAGCACGGCGAAGTCGGCGATGAGGCGCCGGTGGCAACGCCACCACACCGTTTCGCTGCACATCACCGTGGTGCGTTCCCGCGCGGCCTGCTCCAGCAGCTCGTCCATGGCGGTGACGAACTCCGGCGAACGGGTGTGGCCGGCGTACCCGCGGAAGGACTCGTTGCGCCACACCACGTCGGGCGAGTCCGGCGCCGGCTTGCGGAAGCCGCCCAGCCGCTGCTCCCACCGGTAGGCGACACCCTCCTCGGGCAGCCACCGGGCGAGCCGTTCCCGCAGCAGGTCGGGGTCGCGCCGGCTGCCCGGCGCCGTCCTGACGTCGACCACGGCCGGCACGTCGGCGCCCCGCAGCAGCTCGGCCAGTGCGGCGCGGCCCGCGGTGCCGTGTCCGAACGTGACCAGGTGGGGATGCGACATGTGACCCAGGTCCCCGCACCGCCCGCGCTCATGCCTCCCGGCCGCGCGCCCGCGGCACCGCCCGGCCGAACGAGCGCCGGTAGGCGTGCGGGCTGACTCCGGTGGTCCGCTTGAAACGGTCCCGGAACGCGGTGGGCGAACCGAAGCCGACCTGTGCCGCGACGCGCTCCACGGAGTGCTCCGTGGTCTCCAGCAGGTGCTGCGCCTGCCGGACGCGGGCCCGGTGCAGCCACTGCAGCGGGGTGGAGCCGGTCTGTTCCCGGAAGCGGCGTATCAGCGTGCGGGTGCTCATGCCGGCGTGGTCGGCGATGTCGGCGAGGGCGAGTTCGCGGGAGAGGTTGTCCCGCAGCCAGGCGAGCAGGGGTTCGAGGGCGGACCCGCGGGGCGTGGGCGGGCAGTCGTGCACGATGAACTGCGCCTGGCCGCCCTCGCG carries:
- a CDS encoding DMT family transporter, with product MGVVLPVLFALLAAFSNALATVLQRRAALTVPQTQGFRPGLVVDLLRRPVWLGGMLAVVVAGVAQAVALATGPLSLVQPLFVLELPLALLLASLMTGRHLAPALWLAVGAVVVGLGLALVSAAPDAGREDVPLDRWLPALAACATAAVLLAAAGLRRPVGKARAGCLGAATAVCYALTAALMKDAMRVLDTDGLAGFLTTWQTYGFAAAGVGAVLLLEHAMQGGPLVASQPALTLGDAAVSLMLGVFLYREDVRGGWWVLPQLLGVALIVVGVLTLARRGADLRAGG
- a CDS encoding DUF488 domain-containing protein, which encodes MSHPHLVTFGHGTAGRAALAELLRGADVPAVVDVRTAPGSRRDPDLLRERLARWLPEEGVAYRWEQRLGGFRKPAPDSPDVVWRNESFRGYAGHTRSPEFVTAMDELLEQAARERTTVMCSETVWWRCHRRLIADFAVLARGTPVDHLMHDGRLTPHSPTPGARLRTDGLLVYDDEDEAARHARS
- a CDS encoding SCO0607 family lipoprotein — its product is MGVVSRVHRPSAVRREQRAVRSVIGLALVCATAAAVLTGCSMKEAICGGGEYPVVGVGGTGSACVPNGEEPPGGYTRYPAGKVPEHVDDEWDTYWRTHTVDKDGHTVELPEGR